From one Humulus lupulus chromosome 8, drHumLupu1.1, whole genome shotgun sequence genomic stretch:
- the LOC133793718 gene encoding uncharacterized protein LOC133793718: MQPNNTQLQTFMETRRKKSTSGDGFSFPSTPVPESHPHNRLGSSDDFEFGSITPDSPFSDDPCENSPADHLFFNGRLLPHAFPFRPNSGANYGVVSENPRAMSTSRTSSSSSKDSLLSSRSNSTNSRSSSCSSSARTSSSDNSERRLLYRQRSKTTSAMGIDPGHGGSKAVSAQVYGYSQRWQFMAPVPALSREASLRRRKEVSGSHNKNHNEDRGSLPKLKDRTAVVRRPRFGRRFFRWFLTACKECHAIEPSKKKKVRNVKLK; encoded by the coding sequence ATGCAACCAAACAACACACAATTACAAACTTTCATGGAAACCCGTCGTAAAAAGAGCACATCCGGCGATGGGTTTTCTTTCCCGAGCACTCCGGTCCCCGAAAGTCACCCCCACAACCGTCTTGGCTCGTCGGATGACTTCGAGTTCGGAAGCATTACCCCAGACTCACCATTCAGCGATGACCCCTGCGAAAATTCTCCGGCCGACCATCTCTTCTTCAACGGTCGGCTACTTCCACACGCTTTTCCATTCCGGCCGAACAGTGGTGCTAATTACGGCGTCGTTTCGGAGAACCCTCGTGCGATGTCTACGAGTCGAacaagcagcagtagcagcaaagACTCGCTCCTGTCGTCCCGTAGCAACAGCACCAACAGCAGGAGTAGCAGTTGCAGCAGTAGCGCCAGGACGAGCTCAAGCGACAACTCAGAGAGAAGACTGTTGTACCGTCAGAGAAGCAAAACGACGTCGGCTATGGGGATAGATCCAGGACACGGTGGTAGTAAAGCGGTATCGGCTCAAGTGTACGGCTATTCTCAAAGGTGGCAATTCATGGCACCAGTTCCTGCTTTAAGCCGAGAGGCGTCACTGCGGCGGAGGAAAGAGGTTTCGGGGAGTCACAATAAGAATCATAATGAGGACCGGGGATCACTACCCAAGTTGAAAGATCGGACCGCTGTCGTAAGGCGGCCGCGGTTCGGCCGAAGGTTTTTCCGGTGGTTTTTGACTGCCTGTAAAGAGTGTCATGCTATAGAACCCTCCAAAAAGAAAAAAGTTCGAAATGTCAAATTAAAATGA